A stretch of Henckelia pumila isolate YLH828 chromosome 4, ASM3356847v2, whole genome shotgun sequence DNA encodes these proteins:
- the LOC140860296 gene encoding beta-xylosidase/alpha-L-arabinofuranosidase 2-like: MATAKHAAFLCFSILCVVLWSSRPIYAQTKPAFACDIAANPGLKKFRFCDTSLDVKSRVDDLVKRLTLQEKIGWIVNTAKGVSRLGIPNYEWWSEILHGISFIGPGSKFMGPVPGATSFPQVILTAATFNVSLFEAIGRAVSTEARAMYNEGLAGLTFWSPNINIYRDPRWGRGQETPGEDPLLSSRYGAAYVRGLQRREDGNKEKLKIAACCKHYTAYDLDDWKGFRRYNFNAMVSQQDLDDTYNPPFKSCVLDGNVASVMCSYNQINGRPTCGDRELLYGVIRGQWKLNGYIVTDCDSIHEMFNAQRFRATPEETAALALNAGLDLNCGSSLTNFTQGAVDRGLVNETVISRAVSNNFATMMRLGFFDGNPKNHLYGNLGAKDICTPATREFAREVARQGFVLLKNTKGSLPLSSTAIKNLAVIGPNAAATEAMLGSYFGVPCKYTSPLEAIKASVFNVLYQPGCADVWCAAPQVEDAKKIASEANAVVLIMGLDQNIEREALDRMNVTLPGQQELLITEVAKVSKGPVILVIMSGGSLDIQFAKDNPKIASILWVGYPGEAGGAAIADVIFGLCNPGGRLPMTWYPQSYVEKVNMTNMNFRPNPATGFPGRTYRFYKGKTVYPFGYGLSYSTFNHHLVEAPEFVTMPLEEAHICRTSICKSIDALDRNCNNLAFNIRLGVKNTGKFSGSHTVFLFSSPPEVHNAPQKQLIEFDKLHLMPQEEGVVQFKIDVCKHLSVVDETGKWKVALGQHILHVGSLEHTLNVRI; the protein is encoded by the exons ATGGCCACTGCAAAGCATGCCGCTTTCCTCTGTTTCTCCATACTCTGCGTCGTCCTGTGGAGTTCCAGGCCCATTTATGCTCAGACAAAGCCCGCATTTGCCTGCGACATTGCGGCAAATCCGGGGCTGAAGAAATTCAGGTTCTGTGATACGTCATTGGATGTGAAATCCCGGGTTGATGATTTGGTGAAAAGGCTCACGCTTCAGGAGAAGATAGGGTGGATAGTGAACACTGCAAAAGGAGTGAGTAGGCTTGGGATCCCGAATTACGAGTGGTGGTCTGAGATTTTACATGGGATTTCCTTCATCGGGCCGGGAAGCAAGTTTATGGGCCCGGTTCCGGGAGCCACTAGCTTCCCTCAAGTCATTCTCACTGCAGCAACTTTCAATGTATCTCTGTTTGAAGCCATTGGGAGG GCGGTTTCAACTGAGGCTAGAGCAATGTACAACGAGGGATTGGCCGGGTTGACTTTTTGGTCCCCTAATATCAACATATATCGCGACCCCAGATGGGGGAGAGGCCAAGAAACTCCAGGAGAAGACCCTCTTCTGTCCAGCAGATACGGGGCAGCGTATGTGAGAGGCTTGCAACGACGAGAAGATGGCAATAAAGAAAAGCTCAAAATCGCGGCTTGCTGTAAACATTACACGGCTTATGACCTCGATGATTGGAAAGGATTCCGGAGATACAATTTCAATGCTATG GTATCGCAGCAAGATCTTGATGACACTTACAATCCCCCGTTCAAGAGCTGTGTCCTGGATGGAAATGTTGCTAGTGTGATGTGTTCTTACAACCAAATCAATGGCAGGCCAACATGCGGTGATCGTGAGTTGTTGTATGGTGTGATTCGAGGCCAGTGGAAGCTTAACGG GTACATTGTCACAGATTGTGATTCTATACATGAGATGTTCAATGCACAAAGGTTTAGAGCAACACCAGAAGAGACTGCTGCTTTGGCTTTGAACGCAG GATTGGATCTCAACTGTGGAAGTTCCTTGACAAATTTTACTCAAGGTGCAGTAGACCGTGGACTGGTAAATGAAACGGTGATTAGTAGAGCCGTCTCAAACAATTTCGCAACAATGATGAGATTGGGATTCTTTGATGGCAATCCTAAGAACCATCTTTACGGAAACCTTGGAGCAAAAGATATCTGCACCCCAGCAACACGAGAATTTGCACGGGAAGTTGCACGACAAGGGTTTGTTTTGCTCAAGAACACCAAAGGGTCACTGCCCCTATCCTCCACTGCCATCAAGAATTTGGCTGTAATTGGCCCCAATGCTGCTGCAACCGAAGCCATGCTAGGCAGCTATTTTG GCGTACCGTGCAAATACACAAGTCCACTGGAGGCCATAAAAGCCTCAGTTTTCAATGTACTGTATCAGCCTGGCTGTGCAGACGTGTGGTGTGCCGCTCCTCAAGTAGAGGATGCCAAGAAAATAGCATCGGAGGCAAACGCTGTAGTTTTAATCATGGGTTTGGATCAAAATATCGAGAGAGAAGCTTTGGACAGAATGAATGTTACTCTACCAGGGCAGCAGGAGCTTTTGATTACAGAAGTTGCGAAAGTTTCTAAAGGACCTGTGATTCTTGTGATTATGAGTGGAGGTAGCCTGGATATACAGTTTGCAAAAGACAATCCCAAAATTGCTAGCATTCTTTGGGTTGGTTACCCGGGCGAAGCCGGTGGAGCTGCAATAGCAGATGTAATTTTCGGGCTATGCAATCCAG GTGGAAGACTACCCATGACTTGGTATCCACAATCATACGTCGAGAAGGTGAACATGACTAACATGAACTTCAGACCGAACCCGGCAACCGGATTCCCTGGTCGAACATATCGATTCTACAAGGGCAAGACCGTCTATCCATTCGGATATGGACTAAGCTACTCAACATTCAATCACCACTTAGTTGAAGCCCCCGAGTTCGTGACCATGCCATTAGAAGAAGCACACATTTGTCGCACATCAATATGCAAATCCATTGATGCTTTGGACCGTAACTGCAACAATCTAGCATTCAACATTCGTTTAGGAGTCAAGAACACTGGAAAATTCAGTGGAAGTCACACTGTTTTCTTGTTTTCTAGCCCACCAGAAGTGCACAATGCACCTCAGAAACAGTTgatcgagttcgataagctgcATCTGATGCCACAAGAAGAAGGGGTGGTTCAGTTCAAGATCGACGTTTGCAAGCATCTGAGTGTGGTGGATGAAACGGGCAAATGGAAAGTTGCCTTGGGACAGCATATTCTACATGTTGGAAGCCTGGAACATACCTTGAATGTgaggatttaa